In Elaeis guineensis isolate ETL-2024a chromosome 1, EG11, whole genome shotgun sequence, a genomic segment contains:
- the LOC105040047 gene encoding uncharacterized protein, whose protein sequence is MATPSTYSPSLLRRLLLLLLLIASSPSISSATAVIKDEDPWATTPPPPDGGPCTTCASCDNPCQPVPSSPPPPSPPPPSPPPEPSVECPPPPSPPAEVYYYSPPPPSQPDVGACPPPPSSGGGAAGGNCPPPPPNPLVPCFLCYSPSGFPSRSHQVGPLSLVSSLLLSFFFSLCLLL, encoded by the coding sequence ATGGCGACACCTTCCACATATTCACCGTCGCTCCTCCGCcgtctccttctcctcctcctcctcatcgccTCTTCGCCGTCGATCTCCTCAGCGACGGCCGTGATCAAAGACGAAGACCCGTGGGCCACCACCCCGCCTCCCCCGGACGGGGGGCCCTGCACCACGTGCGCCTCTTGCGACAACCCCTGCCAGCCCGTCCCCTCCTCCCCTCCTCCTCCATCGCCTCCACCGCCGTCGCCGCCGCCAGAACCCTCCGTCGAGTGCCCTCCACCGCCATCCCCTCCGGCCGAGGTCTACTACTACTCCCCTCCGCCACCGTCGCAGCCGGATGTAGGAGCCTGTCCTCCACCtccctcctccggcggcggcgccGCCGGGGGCAACTGCCCTCCACCGCCGCCCAACCCTCTAGTCCCCTGCTTCCTTTGCTACTCCCCTTCGGGGTTCCCTTCTAGGTCCCACCAGGTGGGGCCTCTCTCTCtcgtttcttctcttcttctctccttcttcttctccctctgtCTTCTGCTGTAA
- the LOC140854663 gene encoding agamous-like MADS-box protein AGL65 isoform X2, translating into MGRVKLKIKKLENSSGRQVTYSKRRAGILKKAKELSILCDIDLVLLMFSPTGKPTLCVGDRSTIEEVVAKFAQLTPQERAKRKLESLEALKKTFKKLDHDVNIQDFMGSSSQTVEHLTNHLSSLQAQLSDVQKRLSYWTDPDKINNVDHIGAMEQSLQESLSRIQVHKENLGKQLMSLDCSGQFQDDIHLPLGLGSEHGPSPVAWLHNNDGQQMMLPEDPHLLPQRSAGNLLPHRDIGCSTDTSIQSYSGYFNTGKQAEANDQLQEDSLHEFSQNACLRLQLGGQYPYQSYCQNLIGENAFKPDTENSLPESTIDYQVDHFEPPRPGYDASFQNWASTSGTCDVAIYDDQSYSRQPN; encoded by the exons ATGGGGAGGGTGAAGCTAAAGATCAAGAAATTGGAGAATAGCAGTGGTCGGCAGGTCACCTACTCGAAACGGAGGGCTGGAATATTGAAAAAGGCTAAGGAGCTATCCATATTGTGTGACATAGATCTCGTCCTTCTCATGTTCTCACCCACTGGAAAGCCGACATTATGCGTTGGAGACCGGAG CACCATTGAGGAGGTTGTTGCAAAGTTTGCCCAACTAACTCCACAAGAAAGAGCAAAAAG GAAATTGGAGAGCCTTGAA GCACTGAAGAAGACATTCAAGAAACTGGACCATGATGTTAATATTCAAGATTTCATGGGTTCAAG CAGCCAAACAGTTGAG CACTTGACGAACCACCTAAGTTCATTGCAAGCTCAACTATCAGATGTACAAAAGAGGCTGAG TTATTGGACCGATCCTGATAAGATTAATAACGTAGACCATATTGGGGCTATGGAACAATCTCTCCAGGAATCTCTCAGCCGCATTCAGGTGCATAAG GAAAACCTTGGAAAACAACTTATGTCTCTAGATTGCAGTGGCCAG TTTCAAGATGACATCCATCTACCCTTGGGATTAGGCAGTGAGCATGGTCCATCGCCTGTAGCATGGCTTCATAACAACGATGGCCAACAAATGATGCTTCCGGAAGACCCTCATTTACTACCTCAGAGGTCAGCAGGCAATTTACTGCCTCATAG AGATATCGGATGCTCCACAGACACATCTATTCAAAGTTATTCTGGTTACTTCAACACAGGTAAGCAAGCAGAGGCCAATGACCAATTACAAGAGGATTCTTTGCATGAGTTTAGCCAAAACGCATGCTTGAGGTTGCAGCTAGGAGGCCAGTACCCTTACCAGTCCTATTGTCAGAATTTAATTGGCGAGAATGCATTCAAGCCTGATACAGAGAATAGCTTACCGGAAAGCACTATAGATTACCAAGTTGACCACTTTGAGCCACCTAGACCTGGATACGATGCAAGCTTTCAGAATTGGGCTTCGACATCTGGGACATGTGATGTTGCTATATATGATGACCAGTCGTACTCCCGA CAACCAAACTGA
- the LOC140854663 gene encoding agamous-like MADS-box protein AGL65 isoform X3, whose product MGRVKLKIKKLENSSGRQVTYSKRRAGILKKAKELSILCDIDLVLLMFSPTGKPTLCVGDRSTIEEVVAKFAQLTPQERAKRKLESLEALKKTFKKLDHDVNIQDFMGSSSQTVEHLTNHLSSLQAQLSDVQKRLSYWTDPDKINNVDHIGAMEQSLQESLSRIQVHKENLGKQLMSLDCSGQFQDDIHLPLGLGSEHGPSPVAWLHNNDGQQMMLPEDPHLLPQRDIGCSTDTSIQSYSGYFNTGKQAEANDQLQEDSLHEFSQNACLRLQLGGQYPYQSYCQNLIGENAFKPDTENSLPESTIDYQVDHFEPPRPGYDASFQNWASTSGTCDVAIYDDQSYSRTQNGFP is encoded by the exons ATGGGGAGGGTGAAGCTAAAGATCAAGAAATTGGAGAATAGCAGTGGTCGGCAGGTCACCTACTCGAAACGGAGGGCTGGAATATTGAAAAAGGCTAAGGAGCTATCCATATTGTGTGACATAGATCTCGTCCTTCTCATGTTCTCACCCACTGGAAAGCCGACATTATGCGTTGGAGACCGGAG CACCATTGAGGAGGTTGTTGCAAAGTTTGCCCAACTAACTCCACAAGAAAGAGCAAAAAG GAAATTGGAGAGCCTTGAA GCACTGAAGAAGACATTCAAGAAACTGGACCATGATGTTAATATTCAAGATTTCATGGGTTCAAG CAGCCAAACAGTTGAG CACTTGACGAACCACCTAAGTTCATTGCAAGCTCAACTATCAGATGTACAAAAGAGGCTGAG TTATTGGACCGATCCTGATAAGATTAATAACGTAGACCATATTGGGGCTATGGAACAATCTCTCCAGGAATCTCTCAGCCGCATTCAGGTGCATAAG GAAAACCTTGGAAAACAACTTATGTCTCTAGATTGCAGTGGCCAG TTTCAAGATGACATCCATCTACCCTTGGGATTAGGCAGTGAGCATGGTCCATCGCCTGTAGCATGGCTTCATAACAACGATGGCCAACAAATGATGCTTCCGGAAGACCCTCATTTACTACCTCAGAG AGATATCGGATGCTCCACAGACACATCTATTCAAAGTTATTCTGGTTACTTCAACACAGGTAAGCAAGCAGAGGCCAATGACCAATTACAAGAGGATTCTTTGCATGAGTTTAGCCAAAACGCATGCTTGAGGTTGCAGCTAGGAGGCCAGTACCCTTACCAGTCCTATTGTCAGAATTTAATTGGCGAGAATGCATTCAAGCCTGATACAGAGAATAGCTTACCGGAAAGCACTATAGATTACCAAGTTGACCACTTTGAGCCACCTAGACCTGGATACGATGCAAGCTTTCAGAATTGGGCTTCGACATCTGGGACATGTGATGTTGCTATATATGATGACCAGTCGTACTCCCGA ACACAAAATGGGTTTCCTTAA
- the LOC140854663 gene encoding agamous-like MADS-box protein AGL65 isoform X1: MGRVKLKIKKLENSSGRQVTYSKRRAGILKKAKELSILCDIDLVLLMFSPTGKPTLCVGDRSTIEEVVAKFAQLTPQERAKRKLESLEALKKTFKKLDHDVNIQDFMGSSSQTVEHLTNHLSSLQAQLSDVQKRLSYWTDPDKINNVDHIGAMEQSLQESLSRIQVHKENLGKQLMSLDCSGQFQDDIHLPLGLGSEHGPSPVAWLHNNDGQQMMLPEDPHLLPQRSAGNLLPHRDIGCSTDTSIQSYSGYFNTGKQAEANDQLQEDSLHEFSQNACLRLQLGGQYPYQSYCQNLIGENAFKPDTENSLPESTIDYQVDHFEPPRPGYDASFQNWASTSGTCDVAIYDDQSYSRTQNGFP; this comes from the exons ATGGGGAGGGTGAAGCTAAAGATCAAGAAATTGGAGAATAGCAGTGGTCGGCAGGTCACCTACTCGAAACGGAGGGCTGGAATATTGAAAAAGGCTAAGGAGCTATCCATATTGTGTGACATAGATCTCGTCCTTCTCATGTTCTCACCCACTGGAAAGCCGACATTATGCGTTGGAGACCGGAG CACCATTGAGGAGGTTGTTGCAAAGTTTGCCCAACTAACTCCACAAGAAAGAGCAAAAAG GAAATTGGAGAGCCTTGAA GCACTGAAGAAGACATTCAAGAAACTGGACCATGATGTTAATATTCAAGATTTCATGGGTTCAAG CAGCCAAACAGTTGAG CACTTGACGAACCACCTAAGTTCATTGCAAGCTCAACTATCAGATGTACAAAAGAGGCTGAG TTATTGGACCGATCCTGATAAGATTAATAACGTAGACCATATTGGGGCTATGGAACAATCTCTCCAGGAATCTCTCAGCCGCATTCAGGTGCATAAG GAAAACCTTGGAAAACAACTTATGTCTCTAGATTGCAGTGGCCAG TTTCAAGATGACATCCATCTACCCTTGGGATTAGGCAGTGAGCATGGTCCATCGCCTGTAGCATGGCTTCATAACAACGATGGCCAACAAATGATGCTTCCGGAAGACCCTCATTTACTACCTCAGAGGTCAGCAGGCAATTTACTGCCTCATAG AGATATCGGATGCTCCACAGACACATCTATTCAAAGTTATTCTGGTTACTTCAACACAGGTAAGCAAGCAGAGGCCAATGACCAATTACAAGAGGATTCTTTGCATGAGTTTAGCCAAAACGCATGCTTGAGGTTGCAGCTAGGAGGCCAGTACCCTTACCAGTCCTATTGTCAGAATTTAATTGGCGAGAATGCATTCAAGCCTGATACAGAGAATAGCTTACCGGAAAGCACTATAGATTACCAAGTTGACCACTTTGAGCCACCTAGACCTGGATACGATGCAAGCTTTCAGAATTGGGCTTCGACATCTGGGACATGTGATGTTGCTATATATGATGACCAGTCGTACTCCCGA ACACAAAATGGGTTTCCTTAA
- the LOC105039900 gene encoding protein DEHYDRATION-INDUCED 19 homolog 2 isoform X3, translating to MEADSWSRFSAASKRHQAAVQPRFDLYLGYEEIDGGDEDSRAEFLCPFCSEDFDIVGLCCHIDDEHPVEAKNGRRRRFRKGSSGSHSTLSLLRKDLRSGNLQSLFGGSSFTVAPSNAAPDPLLSSFIMNFPVADSSKDVRPESLDDGNLINKTSEEKAGESVEPSLSEKDQVERARRSHFVRELLLSTILDDSL from the exons ATGGAGGCCGATTCGTGGAGCCGCTTCTCTGCCGCCTCGAAGCGCCACCAGGCTGCCGTCCAGCCTCGATTCG ATCTGTACCTTGGGTATGAGGAGATCGATGGAGGGGATGAGGACTCGAGAGCGGAGTTCCTGTGTCCGTTCTGCTCCGAGGATTTTGATATAGTGGGGCTGTGCTGCCACATCGACGACGAGCACCCGGTTGAGGCTAAAAATGGG CGTAGGAGGAGATTCCGTAAAGGTTCATCAGGATCCCATTCTACACTTTCTTTGCTGAGAAAGGATCTGCGAAGTGGGAATTTGCAATCTCTTTTTGGGGGTTCTTCCTTTACAGTTGCTCCCTCGAATGCTGCACCTGATCCATTGCTGTCATCATTTATTATGAATTTTCCTGTTGCTGATTCATCAAAAGATGTAAGGCCTGAATCCTTGGATGATGGAAATTTGATTAACAAGACTTCAGAGGAGAAAGCAGGGGAAAG TGTTGAGCCATCTCTATCTGAGAAAGATCAAGTGGAGAGAGCTCGGAGGAGTCATTTTGTGCGGGAGCTTCTGTTGTCGACGATATTAGATGATTCCTTATGA
- the LOC105039900 gene encoding protein DEHYDRATION-INDUCED 19 homolog 2 isoform X1 translates to MEADSWSRFSAASKRHQAAVQPRFDLYLGYEEIDGGDEDSRAEFLCPFCSEDFDIVGLCCHIDDEHPVEAKNGVCPVCTARVGMDMVGHITAQHANFFKMQRRRRFRKGSSGSHSTLSLLRKDLRSGNLQSLFGGSSFTVAPSNAAPDPLLSSFIMNFPVADSSKDVRPESLDDGNLINKTSEEKAGESVEPSLSEKDQVERARRSHFVRELLLSTILDDSL, encoded by the exons ATGGAGGCCGATTCGTGGAGCCGCTTCTCTGCCGCCTCGAAGCGCCACCAGGCTGCCGTCCAGCCTCGATTCG ATCTGTACCTTGGGTATGAGGAGATCGATGGAGGGGATGAGGACTCGAGAGCGGAGTTCCTGTGTCCGTTCTGCTCCGAGGATTTTGATATAGTGGGGCTGTGCTGCCACATCGACGACGAGCACCCGGTTGAGGCTAAAAATGGG GTATGTCCTGTTTGTACAGCTAGGGTTGGCATGGACATGGTTGGGCACATAACAGCGCAGCATGCAAATTTCTTTAAG ATGCAGCGTAGGAGGAGATTCCGTAAAGGTTCATCAGGATCCCATTCTACACTTTCTTTGCTGAGAAAGGATCTGCGAAGTGGGAATTTGCAATCTCTTTTTGGGGGTTCTTCCTTTACAGTTGCTCCCTCGAATGCTGCACCTGATCCATTGCTGTCATCATTTATTATGAATTTTCCTGTTGCTGATTCATCAAAAGATGTAAGGCCTGAATCCTTGGATGATGGAAATTTGATTAACAAGACTTCAGAGGAGAAAGCAGGGGAAAG TGTTGAGCCATCTCTATCTGAGAAAGATCAAGTGGAGAGAGCTCGGAGGAGTCATTTTGTGCGGGAGCTTCTGTTGTCGACGATATTAGATGATTCCTTATGA
- the LOC105039900 gene encoding protein DEHYDRATION-INDUCED 19 homolog 2 isoform X2, which translates to MEADSWSRFSAASKRHQAAVQPRFDLYLGYEEIDGGDEDSRAEFLCPFCSEDFDIVGLCCHIDDEHPVEAKNGVCPVCTARVGMDMVGHITAQHANFFKMQRRRRFRKGSSGSHSTLSLLRKDLRSGNLQSLFGGSSFTVAPSNAAPDPLLSSFIMNFPVADSSKDVRPESLDDGNLINKTSEEKAGERCLRGCQAAS; encoded by the exons ATGGAGGCCGATTCGTGGAGCCGCTTCTCTGCCGCCTCGAAGCGCCACCAGGCTGCCGTCCAGCCTCGATTCG ATCTGTACCTTGGGTATGAGGAGATCGATGGAGGGGATGAGGACTCGAGAGCGGAGTTCCTGTGTCCGTTCTGCTCCGAGGATTTTGATATAGTGGGGCTGTGCTGCCACATCGACGACGAGCACCCGGTTGAGGCTAAAAATGGG GTATGTCCTGTTTGTACAGCTAGGGTTGGCATGGACATGGTTGGGCACATAACAGCGCAGCATGCAAATTTCTTTAAG ATGCAGCGTAGGAGGAGATTCCGTAAAGGTTCATCAGGATCCCATTCTACACTTTCTTTGCTGAGAAAGGATCTGCGAAGTGGGAATTTGCAATCTCTTTTTGGGGGTTCTTCCTTTACAGTTGCTCCCTCGAATGCTGCACCTGATCCATTGCTGTCATCATTTATTATGAATTTTCCTGTTGCTGATTCATCAAAAGATGTAAGGCCTGAATCCTTGGATGATGGAAATTTGATTAACAAGACTTCAGAGGAGAAAGCAGGGGAAAG GTGTTTGAGAGGCTGTCAGGCTGCTAGCTAA
- the LOC140854863 gene encoding serine/threonine-protein phosphatase 7 long form homolog encodes MVERWHQETHTFHLRVREVTITLQDIAVLFGLWVHGPAIIDTAHIIWSNLYEKLFGIRPLEAILSGSSLRFHWLHDTFHHLSDDADNETMQRHARAFILCLISGHLFIDKFGSHVQLLYLPQLRALHICGQMSLDSTILSFLYHELCRTTRPDAHEIAGPLVLLQLWIWEHLHIGRSDRVLPRVRAHQPTVGGDIVGHGPLDEDDAGFEGLFDGI; translated from the coding sequence ATGGTAGAGCGATGGCATCAGGAGACTCACACTTTCCATCTTCGTGTCAGAGAGGTGACAATCACATTGCAGGACATTGCTGTTCTCTTTGGATTATGGGTGCATGGGCCTGCCATCATCGATACTGCACATATCATCTGGTCGAACCTCTACGAGAAGTTGTTTGGGATTAGACCGCTAGAGGCGATATTGTCGGGGTCTTCGCTGAGATTTCACTGGCTTCATGACACGTTCCACCACTTATCAGATGATGCAGATAACGAGACCATGCAAAGGCATGCTCGAGCATTCATTCTATGCCTTATCAGTGGCCATCTGTTCATCGATAAGTTTGGTTCTCACGTGCAGTTGTTGTACTTACCCCAGCTACGTGCTCTCCACATATGTGGGCAGATGAGTTTGGACAGTACTATCTTATCCTTCTTATATCACGAGCTCTGTAGGACGACCAGACCAGATGCACATGAGATAGCAGGGCCGCTGGTGTTATTGCAGCTTTGGATATGGGAGCATTTACACATCGGACGGTCAGATAGGGTGCTCCCCAGGGTACGAGCCCACCAGCCGACGGTGGGAGGTGATATAGTAGGACATGGCCCGTTAGATGAGGACGATGCTGGTTTTGAGGGCCTATTTGATGGCATATAG